From the genome of Pirellulales bacterium:
GGCCGAGGATCTCTTGTTCCACCGCGAGTGCCGCCACTTGAGCTCGACCTTGCCCGGCTTTAAATACTACGTCACCTTGTCGCGTCCCGAGGCAGACTGGCAAGGCAACTGCGGCCGGGTCGATATCGAGCTGCTGCTGGCCTGCGCGCACGATGCCGCGGCGAGCCGCTTCTTTCTTTGCGGTCCCGACGATTTTATGGAACGTCTGACCGCCGGGCTGCTCGCTGCCGGCATGCTACCCGAGCGCATCCACACCGAGCAATTTCACGCCGCCACGCTGGCCAGGTTATGAGTTCGTTGCCGATCATCTCGCTCGATTCGATGTGCGCCGCGGGCCTCGAACGGACGTGCTGTGCCCCGCAACCGGTCCCGGCGAGCGAGAGTCTGCTCGATCAGCTTCTGCGCGAGCAACAAGAACTCACGGCTGTCGAACGCTTCGCTCAGCACCATGCCGCCAGCAGCGCCCCGGCAGCAGAAAAATACTACCGCTCGCTGATGCCCGCCGCGCCGCCGGGGCCGGGACAGCAGTATGCCTTCGAAGTCGACCTCGACCGCTGCTCGGGCTGCCAGGCCTGCGTCACGGCGTGTCATACGCGCAATGGCCTCGATCCGGGCGAGACTTGGCGCGATGTCGGCCTGCTCGTCGGCGGCACGCGCACGGCTTCCGCGCTGCAACACGTCACGACGGCCTGTCACCATTGTCTCGCGCCTGCCTGCCTGAACGCTTGCCCCGTCAACGCTTACGAGAAGGATGCGGCTACCGGCATCGTGCGGCACCTCGACGATCAATGCTTCGGCTGCCAGTATTGCACGCTGGCCTGTCCGTATGACGTGCCGAAATATCATGCCGGTAAAGGCATCGTGCGCAAGTGCGACATGTGCGCGAATCGTCTCGCCGTGGGCGAAGCCCCCGCCTGCGTGCAGGCCTGCCCCCACGAGGCGATCTCGATCCGCGTGATCGACGTTGCCACGGCGCGCGAAGACGCCGAGGCCGCCATCTTTCTGCCCGCCGCGCCAGACCCACGGATCACCTTTCCGACGACGACCTACAAGACAAAACGATCCTTTCCGCGCAACATGCTGCCGGTCGACTATTTTGAAGTCAGTCCGCAGCACCCGCACCTGCCACTGGTGGTGATGTTGGTGCTGACGCAGCTTTCCGTCGGCGCTTTTGCCGCGGGGCTCGTGGTCGAGCGGATGATCGAGCCGGCCCTGGCGAATGAAATGCGCCCCCTGCATGGCACGATGGCGCTGATGTTCGGCCTGGTGGCGCTGGCCGCCAGTACGTTTCATCTCGGCCGGCCAAGATATGCCTATCGCGCCCTGCTGGGCCTGCGACATTCGTGGATGAGTCGCGAGATTCTCGCCTTCGGGCTGTTTGCCGCGTTGGCTTGCGCCTATGCCGGACTGGCCCTCTTCCCGGAACGCGAGGCAATATTTCACCCCGGGCTGCTCGATCTGCTGGCCGTGGCGGTGGTCGGTTCGGGAGGCGTGGCCATCTTCACGTCGGTGATGATCTACGCCACGCTCGGCCGCGAATATTGGAGTTTTTCGCGCACCGGCATTCGTTTTCTTTTCACGGCGGCGCTGCTGGGCACCGCCACGGTCTGGCTCAGCG
Proteins encoded in this window:
- a CDS encoding dimethyl sulfoxide reductase anchor subunit, translating into MSSLPIISLDSMCAAGLERTCCAPQPVPASESLLDQLLREQQELTAVERFAQHHAASSAPAAEKYYRSLMPAAPPGPGQQYAFEVDLDRCSGCQACVTACHTRNGLDPGETWRDVGLLVGGTRTASALQHVTTACHHCLAPACLNACPVNAYEKDAATGIVRHLDDQCFGCQYCTLACPYDVPKYHAGKGIVRKCDMCANRLAVGEAPACVQACPHEAISIRVIDVATAREDAEAAIFLPAAPDPRITFPTTTYKTKRSFPRNMLPVDYFEVSPQHPHLPLVVMLVLTQLSVGAFAAGLVVERMIEPALANEMRPLHGTMALMFGLVALAASTFHLGRPRYAYRALLGLRHSWMSREILAFGLFAALACAYAGLALFPEREAIFHPGLLDLLAVAVVGSGGVAIFTSVMIYATLGREYWSFSRTGIRFLFTAALLGTATVWLSVAILAIVRPSAENARLVTWCGETCCPALILFAGGKLLWELSLARHMFAPAMTPLKRSTYLMTGPLANVTTMRLASGLLGGIVMPILLLERVDRADAPHDPATIAIFTALLFAACLAGELCERYLFFAAVATPRMPGRIR